One window from the genome of Methanospirillum lacunae encodes:
- a CDS encoding YeeE/YedE thiosulfate transporter family protein: protein MDPLTAPLWSPYIAGIGIGIILWFAMLLSNRPMGCGAAFTGVAGMIESLFRGRKAVEEKEYYKEFPLHVEWQWMFVFGIIIGAFISSLLSGSFHITWIPNTFSVSFGDNPLFRLSTAIIGGILIGLGARWCWGCPSSHGISGIPQLSLASFVAVACMFGVGIGTGLIIFRILV, encoded by the coding sequence ATGGATCCTTTGACTGCACCACTATGGTCACCATATATTGCCGGAATCGGGATTGGTATAATACTCTGGTTTGCGATGCTTCTTTCAAATCGTCCAATGGGATGCGGTGCTGCATTTACAGGTGTGGCCGGAATGATAGAAAGCCTTTTTCGAGGCAGAAAGGCAGTAGAAGAAAAAGAGTACTACAAGGAATTTCCCCTCCATGTTGAATGGCAGTGGATGTTTGTTTTTGGCATTATTATTGGAGCATTTATCAGTTCGCTCCTTTCAGGATCATTCCATATCACCTGGATTCCCAACACATTCTCAGTATCTTTTGGAGATAACCCTTTATTCAGATTGAGCACTGCAATAATCGGAGGAATATTAATAGGGCTCGGTGCCAGATGGTGCTGGGGCTGCCCGAGCAGTCATGGAATTAGTGGAATACCACAATTATCACTGGCTAGTTTCGTTGCTGTTGCATGTATGTTTGGAGTAGGAATAGGAACAGGTCTTATAATTTTTAGGATACTGGTGTAA
- a CDS encoding YeeE/YedE thiosulfate transporter family protein, whose amino-acid sequence MFEKLHRKSTIQLILGLIFGIGFGFLLQKGGVTSYDVIIGQLLLTDFTVLKLMLSAVIVGMIGLHIMKHLGWLDFHVFRGSIGSTVIGGCIFGIGFAILGFCPGTLAGAIGTGQMDALLGGGIGMLIGTGLFAHFYPVINKKFMDRGVFPVDTVPQLLRLPSWIVVLAMVILMSGFLIILEMFKL is encoded by the coding sequence ATGTTTGAGAAACTTCATCGAAAATCAACCATACAACTCATACTTGGGCTAATATTCGGCATAGGGTTTGGATTTCTTTTACAAAAAGGTGGAGTGACCTCATATGATGTGATCATCGGGCAGTTACTCCTCACTGATTTCACGGTTCTGAAACTGATGCTTTCAGCAGTCATTGTCGGCATGATTGGACTGCATATCATGAAGCATCTGGGATGGTTAGATTTTCACGTATTCAGAGGATCTATTGGATCAACCGTAATCGGAGGATGTATTTTTGGGATTGGATTTGCAATTCTCGGGTTTTGTCCGGGAACTCTTGCAGGTGCTATTGGTACCGGACAGATGGATGCTCTTCTTGGAGGTGGGATTGGTATGCTTATCGGTACCGGATTATTTGCCCACTTCTATCCTGTAATAAACAAAAAATTCATGGATAGAGGGGTTTTTCCAGTTGATACAGTACCACAGTTGCTCAGGCTCCCTTCGTGGATTGTAGTACTGGCAATGGTTATCCTGATGAGTGGATTCCTCATTATCCTCGAGATGTTCAAACTCTGA
- a CDS encoding energy-coupling factor ABC transporter permease, which yields MAHIHLEDGSFTVFWVLLWWLIAILLIGIALYLLRSSKKPDPKKITIAAFVTTAAFAIFQVQVPVFGGVHLNLTPLIGILAGPLLGTLIIFIVNILSAAIGHGGWGLVGANVLVNLSEVIVAWYVFRSMNKITSNKFSSAGVAAIISLFVGNLVMMAIILISGIQGVHQTPGELLSGLSLLAAVNMGVAVIEAFITGFIIVYIGKIRPDLLEGSRK from the coding sequence ATGGCACATATTCATCTTGAGGATGGTTCTTTTACAGTATTCTGGGTTCTGTTGTGGTGGCTGATTGCCATACTTCTCATTGGTATTGCATTATACCTCCTTCGATCCAGTAAAAAACCTGATCCCAAAAAAATTACTATTGCTGCATTTGTAACTACAGCGGCATTTGCCATCTTCCAAGTGCAGGTTCCTGTATTTGGGGGAGTTCATCTGAATTTGACTCCTCTTATTGGGATTTTGGCAGGTCCTCTTCTTGGTACCCTGATAATTTTTATTGTTAATATTCTATCCGCAGCAATCGGTCATGGAGGTTGGGGTCTTGTTGGAGCAAATGTTCTCGTAAATCTGTCAGAAGTTATCGTTGCATGGTATGTCTTTAGATCGATGAATAAGATAACTTCAAACAAGTTCTCAAGCGCTGGTGTTGCTGCGATTATTTCTCTCTTTGTTGGGAACCTGGTTATGATGGCAATCATTCTGATTTCAGGGATACAAGGTGTTCATCAGACCCCGGGTGAACTGTTATCTGGACTATCGTTACTTGCAGCGGTGAACATGGGTGTTGCAGTGATAGAAGCGTTTATCACCGGTTTTATTATCGTCTATATCGGAAAAATCCGGCCTGATCTTCTGGAGGGTTCCAGGAAATGA